The DNA sequence TGCAGCTAACATGCCATTTACTGCCTGACTTCACCAGCCGGACCTTGAATGACTCTATTGACTGATGATGACTGATGATCCTGTGGCTCACGCAGGCCAGTCACGGATAGGTTTAGAGCACTGACTAGCCAATaggaacaaaaacacacacaattagaGGTTCGAATCCCACCTCGGCCAGAAATAACACCAAATGAGTTTGTATTCGTTTGCAACTAATATTAAaagcacaaacatatttgtttatagTAAAATCTACTTATAAAAGGTAATTACTACAGTATAGTACTAACCAAAATATACAATAGTGAAACATACATAATAGATGAAACCACAAATATAAAGATTTGAAGAAcacaatgtaaaacattttcccttttttttctaagTTATAAACATTTAGTGTTTACAAATCTGAGCAAGATATTAATGAaagtcaataatttttttttaaatcaagactTAACactaaaatacagtgaaaacaaggCCCATATTTCTCttatcttttaattaaaatggaaataaattaatttaaatgtatagctTGAACAACAATAAAATCTAATCTAAAGTTGTGgagcacacagaagaaaaaaatgacactaccatttaaatgtttttgaacagtaagatttttaatgctcTCCAAACCTgtctttatttgatccaaaataaaacaaaatcaataatattgtgaaatatttttactatttaaaataactgctttctatttgaatatattgtacaatttatttatctctgtgatcaaatctgaatttacagcatcattactccaatcttcagtgtcacatgttcttcagaaatcatcataatgtgctgatttgctattcaagaaacatttattattcttattatcaatatttaaaacagttgagtacattttccccccaggattctttgaatagaaagatccaaagatcagcatttatctgaaataaaaagctttctcAACAgtatattattctattttttttattaagaaaatatatttttttagcaaggatgctttaaattgatcaaaagtgatagatgaaaaatgtcaattatgaaaatgcacaaaaaaatcctatttttattctgaactttctattcatgaaacAAACCTGAATATATTCTACTCCGCTatttcaacaacaataataataataataataataacaataaatgtttcttgagcagtaaatcagaatattagaatgatttcgagagatcatgtgacactgaagactgaggtaatgatgctgaaaatacaaggcatcacaggaattaattacattttaatttgtattcaaataaaaagcaGCTATTTAAATAgcaagaatatttcacaatattattgtttttgctgtatCTTGGATCAAATAAAGACAGGCTTGGTgagcattaaaaatcttacttcaaaaacatttaactggtagtgtaaatttttttgtgtgttctccacaactttagattttattgATGTTCAGTCTGTACATTTAAACAGTTCATTTCCATTTGTTAATTAAAAGATCGGAGAAATATTGGCCTTGTTTAGACTGTATTTTAGTGTTGTCTTTTTGATTGAAAAAGTAttaattgattttgatattttattgacTTGCATTAATATCTTGCTCAGATTTGTAAACTCTAAATGTTAAGAACTGATATTATTAAACACGTAATGTAAAAAATTCCTTTTCTTCAACCCCCGTGTTCTTCAAATCTTTAAATTTGTGGTTTTATCCAAAATTAATGTACATTTTGGTTTGTACTATACTGTATTAGTTAACCTTCTATAAGAAGTTATTTTAccataaataaaattgaaaacattgtgTTAAGTTTCATATATATGGGTTTTCTGTAGTGCAAATATAAAATGTCCCTTTTAAAATGgtctaaaaaaaatatcaaaatgtttatTGACATTTTCTATTAAAAGAcacctattatattttaaatgtttatgaagATCAGGTGTCAGGGGCCAAGACAGTGAGGCAAGAGGACACAGGAGATTTTTCAAAAAGTGGGCTTTTATTACCCATAATATTGAAAAGTTACATAAGGACCAAAATTAATAACTAGTCCTAAAAATAGgtcaacaaaaataactgaataagcTCAAATACATCAACTCATAACGCAAAGTTAACTAAACAAAAACTGACCTGCCCCAAAGACACAGAATAAAGCTTATATAACAGCTTGACAAAACCAAATGACAGAAGGGGTAAACAAAaccaggggcgtgtctagagcattttcagtgggggggccaTCCTGAGGCACTGCCTCCAAATGGGGTGGCCACCAGTGACCAAAAAACTTTGACTGAAATCAACCACGAACAAcgcgagcagagcctgacgggGTCGTGGCTGATTTCAGTCAATgttcaaacaataaacagtcatggtgatttgcatattttgtatcagtttattttgtgacagtgaccacatagcaagattgcaccaaatgacaatatgcacaaATTGTTCCATAATTGTCTGGTGACacgttacttgttaatgcatgagagtaagtcagttagatagtcagttaaattgtcaggcctaacttgGTAATTTACACGTGAAATGACATTGATGCGTTCTGTGCACTTCATtccaaaaaaaatctttttttttgatattgagaataacagacacacataagtgtttcttttgaaggatccgtcctaggtcagTATACATGTTAagcccttggtaatattattagaaaatacggaattagcatCCACTGCTCTGCTGATGATACTcggctatatatctcaacgagaccagatgaaactcctcaattatctaagctaacagagggtgttaaaaataaataattttctccaattaaattcagataagacggagatattaattattggaccaaaaaacactacacagaatcttgtaggttacaatctgcaactagaccgatactgttacttcctctacagtcacaaatctgggtgttatattagacagcaatttgtcttttgaaaatcatgtttcccatgttacaaaaactgcattcttccatctcagaaacattgccaagctacgaaacatgttatccgtttctgatgcagaaaagctagttcatgcattcattacctctagactggactattgtaatgcacttctaggtggttgtcctgcttcgtcaataaacaagctacaggtagtccaaaatgtagcagctagagtccttaccaggtcaagaaaatatgatcatattaccccaattttacagtctctgcactggctacctttTAAGTTACGTATcaattacaaattatcattacttacaaggccctaaatggtttagctcctgcgtacctaactagccttctaccacgctacaacccatcacgctccctaaggtcacaaaacgcttcctgataatgttcggggttcagacacactctctcggtttaaatctagattaaaaacgcatctctttcgccaagcattcgaataatgtatctcttaaattgtgagtgtagttgcatctgatcaaatgtgcattcttattcattagcttgggttaaactaattttactttgttagaTCAgctgctatgctaatgatgtctctattttgtttctatgttttgccacgggataaCTAGGATATACACAAGCTCCATTCTGGATCCAGAAGACCTGAGAAGAGaagatgctgaccctcagaggacctcagatgatgctaaccctgaatcatcaaacagaactaacaattattgctacaagtgtcaCCGCATCatatagttattattaattaataatattaataatgttcattatctggctgactacgtcttgtattaattttcctaaaaatcctgtcaaacatgcacaaactgacagtcaccacttttatctactactaaatattgtagaaacataattttttgtaaagttgctttgtaacgatttgtattgtaaaatgcgctatacaaataaaataaacttgaattaaaaacattgatctgagaaaaccatacaaacatattaaaccatacataaaggttacctaccagctctttgtttggtgtcttgtgAGGTTTCTTTCTTGGACGATTCATTCagtttgaacaaatctttaatgtgactagggaAGAACGAGTCCTATGACATCACCAAtttcttttttacagtgaatTCTAATATTCAAAAGTTACCTTGTATGATTTATGtattttgagttcacccttcagattagactattgAACtgtgtagtgttacttgtttagaaTTCAAAAGGTTAAAATTAAACTAAGCTAGAAATACTTggattatatagcctagtgtttatttgcTGATAGACAGTTAAAAAGACTAAATTTAATCAATtttataacaaggttttatttataaaataacaccacagatcctgaagaaacagtaacaaaaacccAATGACAGAGAAAGCGCGTGGGACTGTAACGTGATTAAGGACTGTAACCTGTCAGACAAGAGAATTAATCACAGaatgaagacccaggtaaagaatttaTCTCTTCTGTATCTAATcattagttttgtattgtttgtagtgtgagcAACGTCTGCATACATGTTGGGGAAGTATAATTAcactttgctaaaatgaacgaaatggaaaaataaaactcATTATCTGAACACGACTCAAAAGTCAGAGTCAGTATAATGATCccaacttcccatcactagtgtctCGACTTCCCACACTTGATAAAAAGTCCGCGACGAGTATTGTTTCGCTGACGGTGTAATTCTTTGAATCGCAAACTTCTGTAGAGTCTATAGACCAGAGACAGTTTATAAAAGACATGCCACTtactcaatacaactatataaggaaaacccaatggcaaagatggcggttgtgtgtgcacatgtcccgccGGAAAGccaatcttttttttaaacactcaaGCCGGGAGACATTTaggcctatcgtctggttccactgacgtatgcgcacaatggaggaacccttgcgcatgcgtagtaaaaaggtataacctgtgggggAAAAGgggttttaaaccttattttggggcaaagtcaaattttcagcgatttttaatcatatttcaccGTTTCTATACATGCTGTTTTTGTGTCCCAGTGAAaggtgcagttctgactctctgcccattcatttagataggagctggtcttgttattctgaaatagctgtCCGTAGGCACTGAAAGGACTTTATAGACTGATTGGCTataaaatgaaccaatcacaagacatcttataggggggCACCTGGAGTGGCCAATCCAATTTCAGGGGTTGTCGAAACTAATGAATACAAACGGCACTGGTGTACAGTCCCTGCGCTCTGTATTCCGAAAACTGAAATTACACACTTGACCCTACAAAGCCCATTAAATACCAGAGACACCGGTCCCTTCCTTGACTGCCAGTTGGAACCAAGCAAAGGGTCAGTTTAGAGTTTAACAACACCCTCAAGAAAGAGACCAGTTCAAACATACATTTGGGGTTTAAagtccacttcacttttatttttgcAGAGACTAACATTAATCCAAAAACCAAAGCCTCTCGGGTGATGGACAGACAAGATTAACAAGCAGGAAGAGAAATCAAACAGATGAAATTGAGAGGAGTGGCACAGTCCAGATCATTCCAGCGTTGCTCAGCTGTGGAAATTCAGTTACATTCAGAAAGTTAGTCAGATAGGCTTTAGTGCAAACAAGAAGCCATAAGTGTTACAAAACGTAAAGGTTTCAGACCTCTACAAGTTTAATACCAAAAAGATTAAATAACCTCAAATATGGACATGTATATTTTACCTCCATAGGCCAGCTCCACACAATTTTCGTTGCCTCCATTATCATTTGGCTCACCAGTAAGCCAGTCACTGTAGTCAAACTTTGAGCCATCACTCCAAAACCAGACATTATTCTAAGAACGTTAGATCAACATTACTGAACTTGTTGCCATTTCCACCATTTGCTGCTTCTCATTTTATCTTACAGTGGTAGGTTTAGTTGAACATCTAATTTCACTGCACCTGAAATGCTGGTTTGTTGGGGCAGTGCAAACCAGCTTTTACTAAGTGTGAACAAGCAACACTTATGGTTTGTTCTAATTTTGACATTAATCCGACACTGGTTGGATTGAGATTTAAATGGAAAAGATGACAGCTACCTTAATTGCATCATGAGCACCAATCCAGGTTCGGGGCATGCCACTAGCACATTTTCTCAGAAAGGTCTTGAGGAAACCGCTAGTGTGTGGATCATGGACTGATGCAAGGTTTCCACCGAGCTCAAGACACTTTTTCTGACAGGATGGAAAAAAGGTTAAGTGCATTTCCGTTCATTTGGATCTAAAGCTGAAAACAAACCCCATAGACACCCTTTAAAATATAGTGGAGCATGACTCAATCTTTGAAAGATGCATGGCACAGAGATACAGGAATTTGTTTGATCAGAAAACACTTGACCGCTTTAAGACACCCTTGACCATGTAAAGATATTTTTTGGTAGAAAGAGTATAACCAACAGGGTTACCTCATTGGGTTTACTAAATAAGATGGTAAGagatataggcccacaacatcaaaaatacaactgtatatttaattgtacacatggggtactttttatctcggtgttcaccaaacccatcttgagtgtttgctgctaaatagcttattttttgtttcatctgatcatagaagccagttccatttgaagttccagtcgtgttttataaatgaatatgctttagtttgtttttggataagCTAGAagaatttttcttgtaaccctcctaaacaacatgcggtgatgtaggtgctgttcctgtagctcaattggggGTTCAATTGCCCAGGAACACATGATgcgtaaaaattgatagcctgaatgcactgtaagtcgctttggataaaagcgtctgcttaatgcataaatttaatttttaatttaatttaaatttaactattttctgcaattctccagctgtgatccttgaagagactttagccactcaaactctcctcctcacagtgcattaggacgatatagacacacgtcctcctCCAGGCAGTgatattttctgttgattggaaattcttaattattgccatgatggtggaaatgggaattttcactgctctagctcttttgtTAAAGTCActttctaatttgtgaagctcaattatcttttgctgcacatcagacaTATATTCTGTGTtctttctcattgtgatggaagATTAAAGGCATTTGGGCTTTGCTtcccctcctctttatatttctttgaaacaggaagcaatgcttgtataatttcatgtttataatgatGCTGGAgtactcaaaattgtgaatatgaatatacttcagagttattttactcataagaatttctaggggtgttTTTTATCGtagccaatgtgtattagagaaaaacatttatttcataatgatatatcTCCCcactttaaattcttattatcaaatgaaaggttagatttttgtgaatttttaaaataaaagatcaaaaggattaacaatgcagattaattttcacagccttctttgatcatatttaccaagggtgtccatatttttTGGCATGACTGTATATActgtacgcaaaaaaaaaaagaaaaaaaaaaagttaacatacaGCTCGtgtatgatatttattgtttttactggaggaaaaataggaaaataacagctaccgtattttccggactataagtcccacttttttttttcatttggctgttcctgcgacttatagtcaggtgcgacttaaagTTAATTTGACATtgaccgagagaaatgaaccaagagaaagcattactttctacagccgccagagggcgctctatgcttctctgtgctcctgtagtctacccctgaaaacatagagcgccctctcgcggctgtagatggtaatgttttctcttggttcttggttctaaacaaATGGGActtagtccagtgcaacttatatatgtttttttcctcgtcatgacgtatttttggactgatgcgacttttactcaggtgcgacttatatattaGCCTACTATATTTAcgaaattacaattaaaaaaactgacaaaaatacattttctatgtgcttgtgtacaaataattgtttcttttcaatttggttttcttaaaaatattacaTCTATCTCCTTGTTTCAGTTTCCCGTTTAATCTCTCTCCTATATGTTgctggctcattaatattcaacatacaattaccatactgggcagaaatgctaatttaaaaagtacaactatctattaagttcaggatatctctggtctaaaaagttactagtaactaaaaaataagtactagttctatttttttgttaacacgaatagtttaattaaatatagtcgctattggaataagtactagtatccaatgattaagtactagtatctaatgaataagtactagtaactttacaaaaggcactagtacctaatgaataagttCTAGTCcttaatggaaaagatactagtgtctaaaaaataagtactagtaacgtgaaaaaaagatactagtacagCTTATAGATTAAATGTTGCAAAGGCTTGCCATTCCAGGAGAGAGTGCAGCTAACATGCCATTTACTGTCTGACTTCACCAGCCGGACCTTGAATGGCTCTATTGACTGATGATGACTGATGATCCTGTGGCTCACGCAGGCCAGTCACGGATAGGTTTAGAGCACTGACTAGCCAATaggaacaaaaacacacacaattagaGGTTCGAATCCCACCTCGGCCAGAAATAACACCAAATGAGTTTGTATTCGTTTGCaactaataaacatttaaattataataggaTGTAGATCcttaatataaaaaatttgcttttttttttttttttaaagtgacatcAATTTTATTTTGCACTATGGAAAAccccatatatatatttatatatatatatatatatatatatatatatatatatatatatatatatatatatatatatatatatatatatatatatatatatgaaatattaaaagcacaaacatatttgtttatagTAAAATCTACTTATAAAAGGTAATTACTACAGTATAGTACTAACCAAAATATACAATAGTGAAACATACATAATAGATGAAACCACAAATATAAAGATTTGAAGAAcacaatgtaaaacattttcccttttttttctaagTTATAAACATTTAGTGTTTACAAATCTGAGCAAGATATTAATGAaagtcaataatttttttttaaaatcaagacTTAACactaaaatacagtgaaaacaaggCCCATATTTCTCttatcttttaattaaaatggaaataaattaatttaaatgtatagctTGAACAACAATAAAATCTAATCTAAAGTTGTGgagcacacagaagaaaaaaaatgacactaccatttaaatgtttttgaacagtaagatttttaatgctcTCCAAACCTgtctttatttgatccaaaataaaacaaaatcaataatattgtgaaatatttttactatttaaaataactgctttctatttgaatatattgtacaatttatttatctctgtgatcaaatctgaatttacagcatcattactccaatcttcagtgtcacatgttcttcagaaatcatcataaCGTGCTGATTTgctattcaagaaacatttattattcttattatcaatatttaaaacagttgagtacattttccccccaggattctttgaatagaaagatccaaagatcagcatttatctgaaataaaaagctttctcAACAgtatattattctattttttttattaagaaaatatattttttttagcaaggatgctttaaattgatcaaaagtgatagatgaaaaatgtcaattatgaaaatgtacaaaaaaatcctatttttattctgaactttatattcatgaaACAAACCTGAATATATTCTACTCCGCTatttcaacaacaataataataataataataataacaataaatgtttcttgagcagtaaatcagaatattagaatgatttcgagagatcatgtgacactgaagactgaggtaatgatgctgaaaatacaaggcatcacaggaattaattacattttaatttgtattcaaataaaaagcaGCTATTTAAATAgcaagaatatttcacaatattattgtttttgctgtatCTTGGATCAAATAAAGACAGGCTTGGTgagcattaaaaatcttacttcaaaaacatttaactggtagtgtaaatttttttgtgtgttctccacaactttagattttattgATGTTCAGTCTGTACATTTAAACAGTTCATTTCCATTTGTTAATTAAAAGATCGGAGAAATATTGGCCTTGTTTAGACTGTATTTTAGTGTTGTCTTTTTGATTGAAAAAGTAttaattgattttgatattttattgacTTGCATTAATATCTTGCTCAGATTTGTAAACTCTAAATGTTAAGAACTGATATTATTAAACACGTAATGTAAAAAATTCCTTTTCTTCAACCCCCGTGTTCTTCAAATCTTTAAATTTGTGGTTTTATCCAAAATTAATGTACATTTTGGTTTGTACTATACTGTATTAGTTAACCTTCTATAAGAAGTTATTTTAccataaataaaattgaaaacattgtgTTAAGTTTCATATATATGGGTTTTCTGTAGTGCAAATATAAAATGTCCCTTTTAAAATGgtctaaaaaaatatcaaaatgtttatTGACATTTTCTATTAAAAGAcacctattatattttaaatgtttatgaagATCAGGTGTCAGGGGCCAAGACAGTGAGGCAAGAGGACACAGGAGATTTTTCAAAAAGTGGGCTTTTATTACTCATAATATTGAAAAGTTACATAAGGACCAAAATTAATAACTAGTCCTAAAAATAGgtcaacaaaaataactgaataagcTCAAATACATCAACTCATAACGCAAAGTTAACTAAACAAAAACTGACCTGCCCCAAAGACACAGAATAAAGCTTATATAACAGCTTGACAAAACCAAATGACATAGAAGGGGTAAACAAAaccaggggcgtgtctagagcattttcagaGGGGGGGCCATCCTGAGGCACTGCCTCCAAATGGGGTGGCCACCAGTGACCAAAAAACTTTGACTGAAATCAACCACGAACAAcgcgagcagagcctgacgggGTCGTGGCTGATTTCAGTCAATgttcaaacaataaacagtcatggtgatttgcatattttgtatcagtttattttgtgacagtgaccacatagcaagattgcaccaaatgacaatatgcacaaATTGTTCCATAATTGTCTGGTGACacgttacttgttaatgcatgagagtaagtcagttagatagtcagttaaattgtcaggcctaacttgGTAATTTACACGTGAAATGACATTGATGCGTTCTGTGCACTTCATtccaaaaaaaatctttttttttgatactgagaataacagacacacataagtgtttcttttgaaggatccgtcctaggtcagTATACATGTTAagcccttggtaatattattagaaaatacggaattagcatCCACTGCTCTGCTGATGATACTcggctatatatctcaacgagaccagatgaaactccTCAATTATCTAAGTTAACAGagggtgttaaaaatgtaaaagattggatgacaaataattttctccaattaaattcagataagacggagatattaattattggaccaaaaaacactacacagaatcttgtaggttacaatctgcaactagaccgatactgttacttcctctacagtcagaaatctgggtgttatattagacagcaatttgtcttttgaaaatcatgtttcccatgttacaaaaactgcattcttccatctcagaaacattgccaagctacgaaacatgttatccgtttctgatgcagaaaagctagttcatgcattcattacctctagactggactattgtaatgcacttctaggtggttgtcctgcttcgtcaataaacaagctacaggtagtccaaaatgtagcagctagagtccttaccaggtcaagaaaatatgatcatattaccccaattttacagtctctgcactggctacctattaagttccgtatcagttacaaattatcattacttacaaggccctaaatggtttagctcctgcgtacctaactagccttctaccacgctacaacccatcacgctccctaaggtcacaaaacgcttcctgataatgttcggggttcagacacactctctcggtttaaatctagattaaaaacgcatctctttcgccaagcattcgaataatgtatctcttaaattgtgagtgtagttgcatctgatcaaatgtgcattcttattcagtagcttgggttaaactaatttactttgttggatcagctgctatgctaatgatgtctctattttgtttctatgttttgccacgggataactaggatatacacaagctccattctggatccagaacacctgagaagagatgatgctgaccctcagaggacctcagatgatgctaaccctgaatcatcaaacagaactaacaaatattgctacaagtgtgaccgcatcatataattattattaattagtaatattaataatgttcatcatctggctggctacgtcttgtattaatttttctaaaaatcctgtcaaacatgcacaaactgacagtcaccacttataagctactacgaaatattgtagaaacataattttctgtaaagttgctttgaaaccatttgtaaaaagcgctatacaaataaaataaacttgaattaaaaacattgatctgagaaaaccatacaaacataaaccatacataaaggttacctaccagctctttgtttggtgtcttgtgAGGTTTCATTCTTggacgattcgttcattttgaacaaatctttaatgtgactagggaAGAACGAGTCCTATGACATCACCAAtttcttttttacagtgaatTCTAATATTCAAAAGTTACCTTGTatgatttatgtattttgaattcacccttcagattagactattgAACtgtgtagtgttacttgtttaggattcaaaaggTTAAAATTAAACGAAGATAGAAATACTTggattatatagcctagtgtttatt is a window from the Carassius gibelio isolate Cgi1373 ecotype wild population from Czech Republic chromosome A9, carGib1.2-hapl.c, whole genome shotgun sequence genome containing:
- the LOC128019377 gene encoding ladderlectin, which produces MVFTVVDVPPSWEKFEMQCFKFFSDLKPWAEAEKKCLELGGNLASVHDPHTSGFLKTFLRKCASGMPRTWIGAHDAIKNNVWFWSDGSKFDYSDWLTGEPNDNGGNENCVELAYGAEQRWNDLDCATPLNFICLISLPAC